A stretch of the Bacillus sp. FJAT-18017 genome encodes the following:
- a CDS encoding ATP-dependent Clp protease ATP-binding subunit, translating into MLCQQCTQNQATIQLKINVNGMKKDFMLCQDCYTKERQAMASSFGPSAGIPSSFFNFNTPPFGGQDIPDQDFAEAQESKKAKAGNGFFDNYGRNLSQAAKAGLIDPVIGRDEEVERVIEILNRRNKNNPVLIGEPGVGKTAIAEGLALKIIEGKVPAKLANKEIYLLDVASLVANTGIRGQFEERMKQMISELQKRKNIILFIDEIHLLVGAGSAEGSMDAGNILKPALARGELQLIGATTLKEYRQIEKDAALERRFQPIHVHEPSVEAAIEILKGIQSKYEAFHEVSFSEEAIKACVQLSHRYIQDRFLPDKAIDLLDEAGSKLNLASGSISSKEDIDAKLKNIAAQKEIALKEENYEKAAKLRDEEAELEKLLNEVQPKNRPVVEASHIQTIIEKKTGIPVGKLHEGEQQMLKNLEESIGRKVIGQKEAVKKVAKAIRRSRAGLKAKQRPISSFLFAGPTGVGKTELTKTLAAELFGTKDAMIRLDMSEYMEKHSVSKLIGSPPGYVGFEEAGQLTEKVRRNPYSIILLDEIEKAHPDVQHMFLQIMEDGRLTDSQGRTVSFKDTVVIMTTNAGAGFKPIHVGFGNSGQSKQTGLLESLDGYFKPEFLNRFDSIIEFTQLAKEDLLQIVDLMIADLNATLAEQSLSLAVTQEAKTKLAELGYHPAFGARPLRRVIQEQLEDKIADLILDQPDLKKMEAILDGDGIVLKERAVEVNN; encoded by the coding sequence ATGCTTTGCCAACAATGTACACAAAACCAGGCAACAATTCAGTTAAAAATAAATGTTAATGGTATGAAAAAAGACTTTATGCTATGCCAGGATTGTTACACCAAGGAGCGTCAGGCAATGGCAAGCAGCTTTGGGCCATCTGCCGGAATACCTTCTTCTTTCTTTAACTTTAATACTCCACCATTTGGCGGCCAGGACATCCCAGACCAAGACTTTGCCGAAGCTCAGGAATCCAAAAAGGCTAAGGCTGGCAATGGTTTCTTTGACAATTACGGAAGAAATCTGTCACAAGCTGCTAAAGCGGGTTTAATTGACCCTGTTATTGGACGTGATGAAGAAGTTGAACGCGTTATTGAAATATTGAACCGACGAAATAAAAATAATCCAGTGCTAATCGGTGAACCGGGTGTTGGTAAAACCGCTATAGCCGAAGGCCTGGCTTTGAAAATAATAGAAGGCAAGGTCCCTGCGAAACTGGCAAACAAGGAAATTTACTTGCTGGATGTGGCTTCGCTTGTTGCAAATACCGGCATTCGCGGCCAATTCGAAGAACGTATGAAGCAAATGATCTCAGAGCTTCAAAAACGCAAAAATATCATTCTGTTTATAGACGAAATACACTTGCTGGTAGGTGCAGGCTCCGCAGAAGGATCAATGGATGCAGGAAACATTCTCAAACCAGCACTTGCCCGTGGAGAATTACAATTAATTGGCGCGACAACCCTAAAGGAATATCGCCAAATTGAAAAGGATGCAGCTCTTGAACGAAGGTTCCAGCCAATTCACGTTCATGAGCCATCTGTTGAGGCAGCGATTGAAATACTAAAAGGGATTCAATCTAAATATGAAGCCTTTCATGAAGTAAGTTTCTCCGAAGAAGCTATCAAGGCTTGTGTCCAGCTATCACACCGGTATATCCAGGATCGGTTCCTGCCTGATAAGGCGATCGACCTCCTTGATGAAGCTGGCTCCAAGCTAAACCTTGCTTCTGGCAGCATTTCCTCCAAAGAGGATATTGATGCTAAGTTAAAGAACATCGCTGCTCAAAAAGAAATTGCATTAAAAGAGGAGAACTATGAAAAAGCCGCTAAGCTGCGTGATGAGGAGGCTGAGCTGGAAAAACTCTTAAATGAAGTCCAGCCCAAAAATCGGCCTGTAGTAGAGGCTAGCCATATCCAAACTATAATCGAAAAGAAAACCGGTATCCCTGTAGGCAAATTGCATGAAGGGGAACAACAAATGCTGAAAAATCTTGAAGAATCAATTGGCAGGAAGGTAATTGGGCAAAAAGAGGCTGTGAAGAAGGTTGCTAAGGCTATCCGCCGCAGTCGCGCAGGCCTGAAGGCAAAACAAAGGCCGATTAGCTCATTCCTGTTCGCCGGCCCAACAGGTGTCGGGAAGACCGAACTAACAAAGACTCTAGCCGCGGAGCTATTCGGAACAAAAGATGCCATGATCAGGCTTGATATGAGCGAATACATGGAAAAACACAGTGTATCAAAGCTTATTGGTTCACCTCCTGGCTATGTTGGCTTTGAGGAAGCTGGCCAACTGACCGAGAAGGTCCGCAGAAATCCATACAGCATTATCCTGCTAGATGAAATTGAAAAAGCCCATCCTGATGTACAGCATATGTTCCTGCAAATCATGGAGGATGGACGTTTAACCGACAGCCAGGGCCGAACTGTCTCCTTCAAGGACACAGTCGTCATTATGACTACAAACGCCGGAGCAGGCTTCAAGCCTATCCACGTCGGCTTTGGTAACAGCGGGCAAAGCAAACAAACCGGACTTCTGGAATCCTTGGATGGCTACTTCAAGCCCGAATTCCTGAACCGCTTTGATAGCATCATTGAATTCACACAGCTGGCAAAAGAAGACTTGCTGCAAATTGTTGACTTGATGATTGCAGATTTAAATGCAACACTTGCCGAACAAAGCCTGTCTTTGGCTGTCACTCAGGAAGCTAAAACCAAACTAGCCGAACTTGGTTATCATCCGGCATTTGGTGCCCGCCCATTGAGGAGGGTCATCCAGGAGCAGCTTGAAGACAAAATTGCTGATTTGATTCTTGATCAGCCAGATTTGAAAAAGATGGAAGCTATTCTTGATGGAGATGGAATTGTCCTGAAAGAACGAGCTGTAGAAGTAAATAATTAG
- a CDS encoding MarR family winged helix-turn-helix transcriptional regulator, which translates to MEKDSVAQSLKLYIVLSRAFKAINEQVNKLIQENGLNPTEFAVLELLYHKGDQPMQQIGSKILIASGSITYVVDKLEQKGLLQRVACPTDRRVTFAAITDKGKEFIEEVFPSHEQNIHEIMSRISEDERSQAIDLLKKLGIPSGKY; encoded by the coding sequence ATGGAAAAAGACTCTGTTGCACAGTCACTGAAGCTATATATTGTTCTATCAAGGGCTTTTAAAGCGATTAATGAGCAAGTCAACAAGCTTATCCAGGAAAATGGATTAAATCCAACTGAATTTGCTGTCCTGGAACTTCTTTATCATAAAGGTGACCAGCCAATGCAGCAAATCGGAAGTAAAATCTTGATTGCAAGCGGAAGTATAACATATGTTGTTGATAAATTGGAGCAAAAAGGCCTTCTTCAGCGTGTTGCATGTCCTACTGATCGAAGGGTTACATTTGCGGCAATCACAGATAAAGGAAAAGAATTTATTGAAGAGGTATTTCCAAGCCATGAACAAAATATACACGAAATTATGTCCCGTATTTCCGAGGACGAACGCAGCCAGGCAATTGACCTTTTGAAAAAGCTGGGCATTCCATCAGGAAAATACTAA
- a CDS encoding oxidoreductase → MKRSALILGATGLVGKQLVHVLSSMDEYSELRLVVRRTGDFTNPKIKEYIIDMNEMNQHPELFHVDDIFCCLGTTIKKAGSQEAFRKVDYTYPIEAARLGIENGVKHYLVISSTGARKDSPFFYSRVKGELEETLAGLPFKSVSIFRPSLLVGEREEFRFGEKLAEWVYRPFAGILPGKLKKYAPVEGHVVAASMAITAIKPKSGVRIIESDEIARLGMVKN, encoded by the coding sequence ATGAAAAGAAGCGCGCTGATACTTGGGGCAACAGGGCTGGTCGGTAAGCAGCTCGTCCACGTTTTATCGTCTATGGATGAGTATTCCGAGCTGAGGCTTGTGGTTAGAAGAACAGGGGATTTTACGAACCCAAAAATAAAGGAATACATTATTGATATGAATGAAATGAATCAGCATCCTGAACTCTTTCATGTGGATGATATATTCTGCTGTTTAGGAACAACAATTAAAAAAGCCGGCTCCCAGGAAGCATTCCGCAAGGTCGATTACACATATCCTATTGAAGCAGCAAGGCTTGGTATTGAAAACGGAGTGAAACACTACCTCGTGATCTCCTCTACGGGAGCAAGAAAAGATTCTCCTTTTTTCTACAGCAGAGTGAAAGGGGAATTGGAGGAGACGCTAGCGGGCTTGCCTTTTAAATCTGTCTCAATCTTTAGGCCATCCCTTTTAGTTGGAGAAAGGGAGGAATTCAGGTTTGGTGAAAAATTGGCCGAATGGGTGTACCGTCCGTTCGCTGGAATTTTGCCTGGGAAACTTAAAAAATATGCACCAGTCGAGGGACATGTTGTAGCCGCTTCAATGGCCATCACTGCGATTAAACCAAAGAGTGGAGTCAGAATTATAGAGTCCGATGAAATAGCAAGGCTGGGAATGGTAAAAAATTAA
- a CDS encoding CPBP family intramembrane glutamic endopeptidase, producing MLLEKLDYPLLAGFILAHLLLFFTFQDKDIFWYIFSASLLFLTIWTIWQEDVDDQLSFGQYMALGIASGLLIYGLFYTGNLLFKMLGLPFEDNIAKLYNWFAPSKFWQYIALILIAAPGEELFWRGFVQKRLIRKMSPLASVLISSVMYASVNIYSNEFLLVLAALVSGIAWGLLYAWKRSMPLVIVSHLIFDLLLFVFMPLN from the coding sequence ATGTTATTGGAAAAACTGGATTACCCCCTGCTTGCAGGTTTTATACTCGCTCACTTATTGCTTTTTTTCACATTTCAGGATAAGGATATTTTTTGGTATATCTTTTCTGCTTCTCTGCTATTTTTAACTATTTGGACCATTTGGCAGGAAGATGTTGATGACCAGCTATCCTTTGGCCAATACATGGCTTTGGGGATTGCCTCAGGTCTCCTCATATACGGCTTGTTTTATACAGGAAACTTGTTGTTCAAAATGTTGGGCTTGCCGTTTGAGGACAATATAGCGAAGCTTTATAACTGGTTTGCCCCGAGTAAATTTTGGCAATATATCGCACTCATCCTAATAGCTGCACCGGGAGAAGAGTTATTTTGGAGAGGGTTCGTTCAAAAGAGGCTTATAAGAAAAATGTCACCGCTTGCCAGTGTCCTTATCTCTTCTGTAATGTATGCCTCAGTAAACATTTACTCCAATGAATTCCTGCTTGTATTAGCAGCCTTGGTATCCGGAATAGCCTGGGGCCTCCTCTATGCATGGAAAAGAAGCATGCCTCTTGTCATAGTCTCTCATCTAATTTTCGACCTGCTACTGTTTGTATTTATGCCACTAAATTAA
- the ptsP gene encoding phosphoenolpyruvate--protein phosphotransferase, which yields MAFLQGIAASNGIAIAKAYRLTEPDLSFSKESILDPGTEVERFRKALEQSKSELELIRDRANETLGPDKAAIFEAHLLVLSDPELVSPIEDRIRTENVNAEFALNETASMFITMFEQMDNEYMKERAADIRDVTKRILARLLGVQLPNPSMIAEEVIVVGEDLTPSDTAQLNREFVKGFTTDIGGRTSHSAIMARSLEIPAVVGTRNATDTINNGDLVIVDGLKGEVHINPTPELVQAYEQIKADYEAQKEEWAKLVNEKTVTADGHEVELGANIGTPKDLKGVRENGAEAVGLYRTEFLYMGRDQLPTEDEQFEAYKAVLEGMEGRPVVVRTLDIGGDKELPYLQLPKEMNPFLGFRAIRLCLEEQGIFRTQLRALLRASSYGNLKIMFPMIATLEEFRQAKAMLEEEKAKLADEGATISDRIELGIMVEIPSTAVIADQFAKEVDFFSIGTNDLIQYTMAADRMNERVSYLYQPYNPAILRLVKMVIDAAHAEGKWAGMCGEMAGDETAIPLLVGLGLDEFSMSATSILKARNQIKKLKKAEMEELAQKALSMSTMEEVIAAVKSAANL from the coding sequence ATGGCTTTCCTTCAAGGTATTGCTGCTTCAAATGGAATAGCGATTGCCAAAGCTTACAGGCTGACAGAACCTGATCTTTCATTTTCAAAGGAATCCATTTTGGATCCAGGAACTGAAGTGGAACGTTTTCGTAAAGCCCTCGAGCAGTCAAAGTCCGAGCTTGAACTAATCAGGGACAGAGCCAATGAAACGTTAGGGCCTGATAAAGCGGCAATATTTGAAGCACATCTGCTTGTCCTGTCTGATCCTGAACTTGTTTCACCAATTGAGGACAGAATTAGGACTGAAAACGTAAATGCCGAGTTTGCTTTAAATGAGACCGCTAGCATGTTCATTACCATGTTTGAACAAATGGATAATGAATATATGAAAGAAAGGGCTGCCGATATCCGGGATGTTACAAAACGGATACTTGCGAGGCTTCTTGGTGTTCAGCTTCCTAATCCTTCAATGATTGCCGAGGAGGTCATTGTAGTTGGCGAAGATTTAACCCCTTCCGATACAGCCCAATTAAATCGTGAATTTGTCAAAGGGTTTACGACCGATATTGGCGGAAGGACATCGCATTCAGCGATTATGGCGCGCTCTCTTGAGATTCCTGCAGTTGTTGGCACAAGAAATGCAACCGATACCATTAACAATGGTGATTTGGTCATTGTCGATGGGCTAAAGGGAGAGGTACATATCAATCCAACTCCCGAACTTGTTCAGGCATATGAGCAGATAAAGGCTGACTATGAAGCACAAAAAGAGGAATGGGCGAAGCTTGTCAACGAGAAGACCGTTACAGCTGATGGCCATGAAGTTGAGTTGGGTGCTAACATAGGAACACCGAAGGATCTTAAAGGCGTTCGGGAAAACGGGGCAGAAGCAGTCGGCTTGTACCGGACTGAGTTCCTTTACATGGGCCGCGACCAACTTCCAACCGAAGATGAACAGTTCGAAGCCTATAAAGCTGTCCTCGAAGGCATGGAGGGCCGTCCAGTCGTCGTAAGGACACTTGATATTGGCGGAGATAAGGAACTTCCATATTTACAGCTTCCAAAGGAAATGAATCCGTTTCTTGGCTTTAGGGCAATCCGGCTTTGCTTGGAAGAGCAAGGGATTTTTCGGACTCAGCTGAGGGCCTTGCTGCGTGCAAGCTCCTATGGAAACCTGAAAATCATGTTTCCGATGATTGCAACCCTCGAAGAATTCCGCCAGGCAAAAGCTATGCTTGAGGAAGAGAAGGCCAAGCTTGCGGACGAAGGCGCAACCATTTCTGATCGGATAGAGCTGGGAATCATGGTTGAGATTCCTTCCACTGCTGTAATTGCGGATCAATTTGCTAAAGAAGTAGATTTCTTCAGTATTGGTACGAATGATCTGATTCAATACACAATGGCGGCAGACAGGATGAACGAACGGGTATCTTACCTATACCAGCCATACAACCCTGCTATTCTTCGCCTTGTTAAAATGGTGATTGACGCAGCACATGCGGAAGGGAAATGGGCTGGAATGTGCGGAGAAATGGCCGGTGACGAAACAGCCATACCTCTGCTTGTAGGGCTCGGACTCGATGAATTCTCCATGAGTGCTACATCTATCTTAAAAGCCCGGAATCAAATCAAAAAGCTTAAAAAAGCCGAGATGGAAGAGCTGGCTCAAAAAGCATTGTCCATGAGCACAATGGAAGAAGTCATTGCAGCGGTAAAATCAGCCGCGAATTTGTAA
- a CDS encoding M3 family oligoendopeptidase, protein MKFEEYTYARPDIDEAKQSFEAALKEFKDAASADEQGRIMDKINGLRNKLTTMFTLVSVRHSIDTEDEFYKEEQDFMDEIGPELEGLVTKYYEALTSSNFRKELEAKWGTQLFALAEAQLKTFQPDIIPLLQKENKLVSEYTKLVASAKIEFDGEELTLAQLDPYTESVNRETRKRASEAKFGFFSSNEESFDRIYDDLVKVRTEIAHKLGYKNFVELAYFRMYRTDYNAEMVAGFRKQVEEYIVPIASKLKKRQEERIGVDKLYYYDEGFSYTSGNPVPKGSPEWIIENGQKMYDELSSETGEFFRFMRENNLMDLVAKKGKAAGGYCTYVEDYKAPFIFSNFNGTSGDIDVLTHEAGHAFQVYSSRHFQIPEYYWPTYEACEIHSMSMEFFTWPWMELFFKEDTEKYKFQHLGGALLFLPYGVSVDEFQHWVYENPEATPAERKTQWREIEKKYQPHKNYEENDYLNRGGFWQRQGHIFNSPFYYIDYTLAQICAFQFWKRSQEDMESAWKDYLHLCSLGGSQSFLGLVKEAGLISPFEDGCVESVVGVIENWLDSVDDKKL, encoded by the coding sequence TTGAAATTTGAAGAATATACATACGCTCGTCCTGACATTGACGAAGCGAAACAATCATTCGAAGCTGCACTAAAAGAGTTCAAAGACGCAGCAAGTGCGGATGAGCAGGGACGGATCATGGACAAAATTAATGGATTAAGGAATAAGCTGACAACTATGTTCACGCTTGTTTCAGTTCGTCATTCCATTGATACCGAGGATGAATTTTATAAAGAAGAGCAGGATTTTATGGACGAAATCGGTCCTGAGCTGGAAGGGCTTGTCACCAAATACTATGAGGCCTTAACAAGCTCAAACTTCAGGAAAGAGCTTGAGGCAAAATGGGGGACACAGTTATTCGCACTAGCGGAAGCTCAGTTAAAAACATTTCAGCCTGACATCATCCCGCTTCTACAAAAAGAAAATAAGCTGGTTTCCGAATATACAAAGCTTGTGGCATCGGCAAAAATTGAATTTGACGGTGAAGAGCTTACACTTGCACAGCTGGATCCTTACACGGAATCCGTAAATCGCGAAACAAGAAAACGCGCCAGTGAAGCCAAATTCGGTTTCTTCAGCAGCAATGAGGAAAGCTTTGACCGTATTTATGATGACCTGGTAAAGGTTAGGACAGAAATTGCCCATAAGCTTGGCTATAAAAACTTTGTTGAACTGGCATACTTCAGAATGTACCGGACAGATTACAATGCAGAGATGGTGGCCGGATTCAGAAAACAAGTCGAGGAGTATATTGTCCCGATTGCCAGTAAACTGAAAAAACGCCAAGAGGAACGAATTGGTGTTGATAAGCTCTATTATTATGATGAAGGCTTCAGCTATACTTCAGGGAATCCTGTACCAAAAGGAAGCCCTGAATGGATTATTGAAAATGGTCAGAAAATGTACGATGAGCTGTCCTCGGAAACGGGTGAGTTTTTCCGTTTTATGAGGGAAAATAACTTAATGGACCTTGTTGCCAAGAAGGGTAAGGCTGCTGGCGGCTACTGTACATATGTGGAAGATTACAAGGCGCCATTTATCTTCTCAAACTTCAACGGAACATCCGGGGACATCGATGTATTGACCCATGAAGCGGGCCACGCGTTCCAGGTTTATTCAAGCAGGCATTTCCAAATCCCGGAATATTATTGGCCTACTTATGAAGCGTGTGAAATCCACTCGATGAGCATGGAATTTTTCACTTGGCCATGGATGGAATTGTTTTTCAAGGAGGACACTGAAAAATATAAGTTCCAGCACCTTGGAGGGGCGCTCCTATTCCTCCCGTATGGGGTTTCCGTCGATGAATTCCAGCATTGGGTATATGAAAATCCAGAGGCTACCCCTGCTGAAAGGAAAACACAGTGGCGTGAAATTGAAAAGAAATACCAGCCTCACAAGAACTATGAAGAGAATGATTATTTGAACCGAGGCGGATTCTGGCAGAGGCAAGGCCATATCTTCAATTCTCCGTTCTATTATATTGATTACACACTCGCCCAAATTTGCGCATTCCAATTCTGGAAGAGGTCCCAGGAGGATATGGAGTCAGCCTGGAAAGACTATCTCCATCTCTGTTCGCTTGGAGGCAGCCAGTCCTTCCTTGGGCTTGTAAAGGAAGCAGGTCTCATTTCTCCATTCGAGGATGGTTGCGTGGAATCGGTTGTCGGGGTAATTGAAAATTGGCTTGATTCAGTCGATGACAAGAAGCTTTAA
- a CDS encoding phosphocarrier protein HPr: MAEKQFKVTAETGIHARPATLLVQTASRFDSDINLEYKGKKVNLKSIMGVMSLGIGQGASISISAEGGDSEEALRTLEETLKKEGLAE, translated from the coding sequence ATGGCAGAAAAACAATTCAAAGTAACAGCGGAGACTGGCATCCATGCTAGACCAGCAACACTATTGGTGCAAACTGCAAGCAGATTCGATTCTGATATAAACCTCGAATACAAAGGCAAAAAAGTGAACTTAAAATCTATTATGGGTGTTATGTCATTAGGAATCGGCCAGGGTGCATCCATATCCATTTCAGCTGAAGGTGGAGATTCAGAAGAGGCTCTTCGCACACTTGAAGAAACCTTGAAAAAAGAAGGTTTGGCAGAATAA
- a CDS encoding YkvS family protein codes for MKRAEVGNVIEFRGGLQGVVEKVNENSVIVDLTYMDNYRDLELDQRTVINHKNYKVIRESVN; via the coding sequence TTGAAAAGAGCAGAAGTGGGAAATGTAATTGAATTCCGCGGAGGACTTCAAGGAGTAGTTGAAAAAGTAAATGAGAACTCAGTAATCGTCGACCTCACTTATATGGACAATTACCGGGATTTGGAGTTGGACCAGCGTACTGTCATTAATCATAAAAACTATAAGGTTATTAGAGAAAGCGTAAATTAA
- a CDS encoding SDR family NAD(P)-dependent oxidoreductase has translation MRFEGKTVIVTGSANGIGKGIAQMFAEEGANLALADVDVEAGKVFVQELSRYPGEAVFFDTDVKNGDSISLLVEKTVKKFEKIDVLINNAGISKFNNFFELTVEEWDEIINTNLRSTFLLSQSTARMMKEKGGGKIINIASTRAFMSEPNTEAYSASKGGIVALTHALARTLGPYGITVNSISPGWIETVDYEALSERDHKQHLSGRVGKPDDIARACLFLSDPLNDFITGENLTIDGGMTKKMIYEE, from the coding sequence ATGCGGTTTGAAGGGAAGACCGTAATTGTTACTGGTTCTGCAAACGGCATTGGTAAGGGAATTGCACAGATGTTTGCAGAAGAAGGTGCAAACCTCGCTCTGGCAGATGTAGACGTGGAGGCAGGCAAGGTATTTGTCCAAGAGTTATCCCGATATCCAGGCGAGGCTGTCTTCTTTGATACAGATGTAAAAAATGGGGACAGCATTTCTTTGCTAGTGGAGAAAACAGTAAAAAAATTTGAAAAAATTGATGTGTTGATTAATAACGCAGGAATATCCAAGTTCAACAATTTTTTTGAGCTTACAGTAGAAGAGTGGGATGAGATCATCAACACGAATCTCCGCAGCACTTTTTTGTTGTCGCAGTCAACTGCCAGAATGATGAAAGAAAAAGGAGGCGGTAAAATCATTAATATTGCCTCGACCAGAGCATTTATGTCCGAACCGAATACTGAAGCATATTCTGCATCCAAAGGAGGGATTGTAGCCCTGACTCATGCACTTGCCAGGACGCTTGGCCCCTATGGAATTACAGTAAACTCCATAAGCCCCGGCTGGATTGAAACAGTGGACTATGAGGCGCTTTCCGAACGCGACCATAAACAGCATCTAAGCGGGCGTGTAGGAAAACCTGATGATATTGCCCGGGCCTGCCTATTTCTTTCTGACCCATTAAATGATTTCATTACCGGCGAAAATTTGACGATTGATGGCGGCATGACAAAAAAAATGATCTATGAGGAATAG
- a CDS encoding YkvI family membrane protein — protein MKRNWTGAFQIAAVYVGTVVGAGFATGREIVEFFSRYGFIGFIGILVSGYLLVALGSKLMRLAVWAKTETYEEFNEFLFGRVAAKIINILMLLMLLGVTSVMMSGAGAVFKEQIGVSSHYGVITTIVLSVIVMAVGTKGLFAVNTFIVPAMIAFSLFLMILSLDNPGLKDAFFKMDDDSISWRGFISPFLYIAFNLGLSQAVLVPIAAEVRDDWTIKWGGILGGIALTLILFSSHLTMVMLPNLETYEIPMAAVMLRLAAGFHWIFVGIVYAEIFTSVIGNIYGLERQLRKYLPLNTMTITAGIFIVSYAASLIHYGTLLSFLYPLFGYVSLAFLVLLWAKPMPVKKK, from the coding sequence TTGAAACGGAATTGGACAGGAGCCTTCCAAATCGCCGCTGTTTATGTGGGAACTGTAGTGGGAGCGGGGTTTGCAACTGGAAGGGAAATTGTGGAGTTTTTTTCACGTTATGGATTTATTGGGTTCATTGGGATTTTAGTTAGCGGCTACTTGCTTGTTGCGCTTGGATCTAAGTTAATGAGGCTCGCTGTCTGGGCAAAAACAGAAACTTATGAAGAATTTAATGAATTTTTATTTGGGCGGGTTGCAGCTAAAATAATCAATATCCTTATGCTGCTCATGTTGCTAGGAGTGACCTCAGTGATGATGTCCGGGGCGGGGGCGGTGTTTAAAGAGCAAATCGGTGTGTCAAGCCATTACGGCGTTATTACGACCATTGTTTTGTCGGTAATTGTTATGGCTGTTGGCACAAAAGGCCTTTTTGCTGTAAACACCTTCATTGTACCGGCAATGATTGCTTTCAGTTTGTTTCTTATGATTCTGTCACTGGACAATCCCGGGTTGAAGGATGCTTTTTTTAAAATGGATGATGATAGCATAAGCTGGAGGGGGTTTATTTCCCCATTTTTATACATTGCCTTTAATCTTGGTCTTTCCCAGGCAGTACTTGTACCGATAGCCGCCGAAGTACGTGATGACTGGACGATTAAGTGGGGGGGGATTCTCGGGGGAATAGCACTGACACTCATCTTGTTTTCTAGTCATTTGACTATGGTCATGCTCCCAAACCTTGAAACTTATGAAATCCCAATGGCGGCTGTAATGCTCAGACTCGCAGCCGGTTTCCATTGGATTTTTGTGGGGATTGTGTATGCAGAGATTTTTACATCTGTCATAGGAAATATTTATGGACTTGAGAGACAGCTAAGAAAATACTTGCCATTGAATACGATGACAATAACGGCCGGAATATTTATCGTATCCTACGCGGCAAGTTTGATTCATTATGGAACACTCTTGTCTTTCCTTTATCCATTATTCGGATACGTTAGCCTAGCTTTTTTAGTGCTGTTATGGGCCAAACCCATGCCTGTAAAAAAGAAATAA